The Faecalibacter sp. LW9 genome has a segment encoding these proteins:
- a CDS encoding IS110 family transposase, with translation MEKIVIGIDVSKLTLDICIQENGVNGFVTIPNTEKAIKSFFKQFVKKQNVLIGMENTGRFNALLYNVLIQHSFAVYVINPLHLKKSMGLVRGKNDKIDSERIALFLLKSYMDLQEWKPNSKVIEKIKVLNAERKHRVKIRAGLLAQTQDEQFLKSIMDKTVLRLNTKLIDVLTKQINEIENRIFQLISEDEQLNNHYKRIQSIPGVGKVIAFNMLIKTDGFTTITTPRQMACYAGIAPFDFQSGTSIRRRPKVSSMADKELKKLLHLAAMSAIRLENDLAIYFHRKVEEGKNKMSVLNAVRNKIIHRIYALIKNQTIYKNNLVLS, from the coding sequence ATGGAAAAAATTGTTATTGGTATTGATGTGAGTAAATTAACTTTAGACATCTGCATTCAAGAAAATGGAGTGAATGGTTTTGTTACTATTCCTAATACTGAAAAAGCTATCAAATCTTTTTTCAAACAATTTGTTAAGAAACAAAATGTTCTAATTGGTATGGAGAACACAGGGAGATTTAATGCCCTTCTTTACAACGTATTAATTCAACATTCTTTTGCTGTTTATGTCATCAATCCTTTGCATTTGAAAAAAAGTATGGGATTAGTTAGAGGTAAAAATGATAAAATTGACAGCGAACGTATTGCTTTATTTTTACTAAAGAGTTATATGGATCTTCAAGAGTGGAAGCCTAATTCGAAAGTCATTGAAAAAATAAAAGTATTAAATGCAGAAAGAAAACATCGTGTTAAAATAAGAGCTGGATTATTAGCTCAAACACAAGATGAACAATTCTTAAAATCAATTATGGATAAAACTGTTTTACGCTTAAACACTAAACTTATTGATGTCTTAACTAAACAAATTAATGAAATAGAAAACAGAATCTTTCAGTTAATTAGCGAGGATGAACAGCTTAATAACCATTATAAAAGAATACAATCAATTCCTGGTGTGGGAAAAGTTATAGCATTTAATATGTTGATAAAAACAGATGGCTTTACAACCATAACTACACCCAGGCAAATGGCTTGCTATGCTGGAATAGCTCCTTTTGATTTTCAATCCGGAACATCCATAAGAAGAAGACCTAAAGTTTCTTCAATGGCAGATAAGGAGTTGAAAAAATTATTGCATTTAGCAGCAATGAGTGCTATTCGATTAGAAAATGATTTGGCTATATATTTTCATCGAAAAGTTGAAGAAGGAAAAAATAAAATGTCAGTTTTGAATGCTGTTAGAAATAAAATTATCCATCGTATTTATGCGCTAATTAAAAATCAAACGATTTATAAAAATAACTTGGTTTTGTCATAG
- a CDS encoding ferritin-like domain-containing protein — MTTKKVEAKKDAAKNLQDLFEDCLKDALWAENAVKDALPLMVKNATSKALKKALEDHLKETKEQIKQLKEVFKSIDVKPEEEKCDAMQGILDEGEGILEETEAGAVRDAGIIAACQKVEHYEIASYGTMSSYAKLLGHKEAKKLIDEILKQEKNADKLLSSLAKSEINIKADQEE, encoded by the coding sequence ATGACGACTAAAAAAGTTGAAGCAAAAAAAGATGCTGCAAAAAATTTACAAGATCTTTTTGAAGATTGTTTAAAAGATGCTTTATGGGCAGAAAATGCAGTCAAGGACGCATTACCCTTAATGGTTAAAAATGCCACTTCGAAAGCTTTAAAAAAAGCATTAGAAGATCATTTAAAAGAGACCAAAGAACAGATCAAACAATTGAAAGAAGTATTTAAATCAATTGATGTAAAACCAGAAGAAGAAAAATGTGATGCAATGCAAGGTATCCTAGATGAAGGTGAAGGTATCTTAGAGGAAACGGAAGCAGGTGCCGTACGAGATGCTGGAATCATCGCTGCTTGTCAGAAAGTGGAGCATTATGAGATTGCATCTTATGGTACAATGAGCTCTTATGCTAAATTATTAGGACATAAAGAAGCCAAAAAATTGATTGATGAAATTTTAAAACAAGAAAAAAATGCTGATAAACTGTTGAGCAGTTTGGCAAAATCGGAGATTAATATTAAGGCAGATCAAGAAGAATAA
- a CDS encoding IS1182 family transposase: MYTSSKIVFKDYNPKENLLFPPNLSELIEEKHPVRVISNIIDGLAIKNLINSYKPYGTSSYHPKMLLKVLIYGYLSNIYSSRKLEQALKENIHFMWLSGMNRPDHNTINRFRSERLKGKLKSIFTQIVLLLEKEGIVSLTTTFVDGTKIEANANRYTFVWGRAIKKHKARISEQLEDLWNYAESVAKEELQNTENIEFKEIDSEKVTQTIDKINEVLKDKKIPSKIRQKLNYGKRNWSKNLEKYKKQEEILQQRNSYSKTDTDATFMRMKEDHMKNGQLKPAYNLQISTNKQYILHYSIHHNPTDTKTLKPHLAGFEQHYHRTPKELVADAGYGSEENYNLLKSKKIKPYVKYNYFRKDQKSGQITSSESNPKLAKIREKAYKLLNTVRGIKLRKQRCHDVEPVFAEIKHNKNFKRFMLRGVDKVEIEVGLLAIAHNLKKMAKIT, encoded by the coding sequence GTGTATACTAGTTCGAAAATAGTCTTTAAAGATTACAATCCCAAAGAAAATTTGCTTTTTCCTCCAAATTTATCGGAGTTGATAGAAGAAAAGCATCCTGTTAGAGTTATTTCCAATATAATAGATGGTTTAGCAATTAAAAATCTTATTAATAGCTATAAACCATATGGAACATCATCTTATCACCCAAAAATGCTTCTGAAAGTGTTGATTTATGGCTACCTAAGTAATATTTATTCAAGCCGTAAATTAGAACAAGCACTGAAAGAAAATATTCATTTTATGTGGCTTTCTGGAATGAATCGTCCTGACCATAATACGATAAATCGCTTTCGTAGCGAGCGATTAAAAGGTAAACTGAAATCTATATTCACTCAAATAGTCTTGCTTTTAGAAAAAGAAGGAATCGTTAGTTTAACAACCACTTTTGTTGATGGGACTAAGATTGAGGCAAACGCTAATCGCTATACATTCGTTTGGGGAAGAGCGATTAAAAAACACAAAGCTAGAATTTCTGAGCAGTTAGAAGACTTATGGAATTACGCAGAAAGTGTAGCAAAAGAAGAGCTTCAAAACACAGAAAATATTGAATTTAAAGAAATCGATTCTGAAAAAGTCACACAAACAATTGATAAGATAAATGAAGTTTTGAAAGATAAAAAAATCCCATCAAAGATTCGTCAAAAGCTCAATTATGGAAAGAGAAATTGGTCTAAGAATTTAGAAAAATACAAAAAACAAGAAGAGATTTTACAACAAAGAAATTCTTACTCTAAGACCGATACAGATGCTACATTTATGAGAATGAAAGAAGATCATATGAAAAATGGTCAGCTAAAACCCGCTTATAATCTGCAAATCTCCACGAATAAACAGTATATTTTACATTATTCTATTCACCATAATCCAACCGATACAAAAACTCTAAAACCTCATTTAGCAGGTTTTGAGCAGCATTACCATAGAACTCCAAAAGAGCTTGTAGCTGATGCGGGCTATGGCTCAGAAGAAAATTATAACTTGCTTAAATCAAAAAAGATAAAACCTTACGTAAAATACAATTACTTCAGAAAAGATCAAAAATCAGGACAAATTACTTCTTCAGAGAGCAATCCTAAACTGGCTAAAATAAGAGAAAAAGCATATAAACTTCTCAATACAGTGAGAGGTATCAAACTCAGAAAACAAAGATGTCACGATGTTGAACCAGTTTTTGCCGAAATAAAACACAACAAAAACTTTAAACGATTTATGTTAAGAGGAGTTGATAAAGTCGAAATTGAAGTCGGCTTACTTGCTATTGCTCATAACTTAAAGAAAATGGCGAAAATCACCTGA
- the sbnA gene encoding 2,3-diaminopropionate biosynthesis protein SbnA — MNNQENVGILSCIGNTPLIELACLFHSSTIRLYGKMEMFNPGGSIKDRTAYHILKNALKQGILKENSTVIESTSGNMGIGLARICHFLGLKLILVTDPHINTMCVTILKAFKAQIITVDQHDGKGGYLNTRLEKVQQLLTEIPDSFWPNQYHNMDNPLAHEQTFVEIVQSLGKNPDYIFVSTSTCGTLRGLADAIEKYKAPTKIIAVDAKGSVIFGDEPQKRIIPGMGASRKSTFVQMNQVHQVVHISDQETVEGCHQLLNAESILAGGSSGALVKALEKTISSLPEEALVVAIFPDNGERYLQTIYSEDWVQQHFKMIKQ; from the coding sequence ATGAATAATCAAGAGAACGTAGGGATTTTATCCTGTATAGGGAATACACCTTTAATTGAACTGGCCTGTCTATTTCATTCCTCAACCATTCGATTATACGGGAAGATGGAAATGTTTAACCCTGGCGGAAGTATCAAAGACCGCACAGCATATCATATCCTAAAGAATGCTTTAAAACAGGGGATTCTAAAAGAAAATAGTACGGTCATTGAATCCACTTCTGGAAATATGGGCATTGGATTAGCCCGAATTTGTCATTTTTTGGGTTTGAAATTGATTTTAGTCACCGATCCTCATATCAATACGATGTGTGTTACGATTTTAAAAGCATTTAAAGCACAGATAATCACCGTTGATCAACATGATGGTAAAGGTGGTTATTTGAATACTCGATTGGAAAAAGTGCAGCAATTGTTAACAGAAATTCCAGATAGTTTTTGGCCGAATCAGTATCATAATATGGACAATCCCTTAGCACATGAGCAAACCTTTGTAGAGATTGTTCAATCGCTAGGGAAAAATCCCGATTATATCTTTGTGTCTACCAGTACATGTGGAACGTTGCGCGGTTTAGCAGATGCCATCGAAAAGTACAAGGCTCCAACCAAAATTATTGCTGTAGATGCCAAAGGAAGTGTCATTTTTGGAGATGAACCTCAAAAACGGATTATTCCAGGAATGGGTGCCAGTCGAAAATCGACTTTTGTACAAATGAATCAAGTGCATCAAGTGGTCCACATATCAGATCAAGAAACCGTAGAAGGCTGTCATCAATTGTTAAATGCAGAAAGCATTTTAGCAGGAGGGTCATCAGGTGCATTGGTTAAAGCCCTTGAAAAGACGATTTCCTCTTTACCTGAAGAAGCCCTTGTGGTTGCAATTTTCCCTGATAATGGCGAACGATATTTGCAAACCATTTATTCAGAGGATTGGGTTCAACAACATTTTAAAATGATAAAGCAATGA
- a CDS encoding Y4yA family PLP-dependent enzyme yields MNTIHQPETSLSLTPLLHEWVHQLVADSEGLVQAIQKHQSPLNVHHLTPFHENISAYRSVFDALGVQHKIYFARKANKCMAFPLEASKAGQGADTASYRELKQCLDAGIHSDHLILTGSVKNEKLLQLAVDHHVTIVLDNQDEWELLQKIIHEQQKKVTVNIRLGGFQFEGETLPTRFGFLLDDAFQFIQYLNEHEEYVHYTGLHFHLNGYSVDQRVAALEQSIQLIDRLKTVGINTYSLDIGGGLLMNYLADASEWENFQRELKRAVMGERPALTYQNDPLGMVKIHDQLYGEPTVYPYYNTLHKEGILKAILTATSAHYEQPIFKLLIERGIELRMEPGRSLLDQCGVTVARVAFRKKDTDGNWLFGLEMNRTQLRSSSADFLLDPIHLPIHKNAENEVTAGYLVGAYCLEQEFILKRKITFQQFPAVGDLIIFPNTAGYMMHFFESEAHMFELAANVIYDNGHFVEDL; encoded by the coding sequence ATGAATACAATACATCAACCTGAAACATCACTTTCATTAACGCCCTTATTGCATGAGTGGGTCCATCAATTGGTGGCTGATTCAGAAGGTTTAGTACAAGCCATTCAGAAGCATCAATCCCCATTGAATGTCCATCATTTGACTCCCTTTCATGAAAATATTTCGGCTTATCGTTCCGTATTTGATGCATTAGGTGTTCAACATAAAATTTATTTTGCGCGAAAAGCCAATAAATGCATGGCTTTTCCTTTGGAAGCTTCAAAAGCTGGTCAAGGTGCTGATACTGCAAGTTATCGTGAACTTAAGCAATGTTTGGATGCGGGAATTCATTCCGATCATCTGATTCTTACAGGATCGGTGAAAAATGAGAAACTATTGCAATTGGCGGTGGATCATCACGTTACCATTGTTTTGGATAATCAAGATGAATGGGAATTGCTCCAAAAAATTATTCACGAACAACAAAAAAAAGTCACTGTAAATATTCGATTAGGCGGTTTCCAATTTGAAGGGGAAACTTTGCCCACACGCTTTGGGTTTTTATTGGATGATGCATTTCAATTCATTCAATACTTGAACGAACATGAAGAATATGTACATTATACAGGACTGCATTTTCATTTGAATGGCTATTCTGTCGATCAACGGGTGGCTGCTCTTGAGCAATCCATTCAATTAATCGACCGTCTGAAGACAGTTGGGATAAATACGTATTCCTTGGATATTGGTGGAGGACTATTGATGAATTATTTAGCCGATGCATCCGAATGGGAGAATTTTCAACGTGAATTAAAACGGGCTGTAATGGGCGAACGTCCTGCGTTAACCTATCAAAATGATCCCCTAGGAATGGTTAAAATTCATGATCAACTGTATGGAGAACCAACGGTTTATCCTTACTACAATACGTTGCATAAAGAAGGTATTCTGAAGGCTATTTTAACGGCTACATCAGCTCATTATGAACAACCTATTTTTAAATTGCTTATCGAACGAGGAATCGAATTACGCATGGAACCTGGGCGTTCTTTATTGGATCAATGTGGAGTAACTGTAGCTCGAGTTGCTTTCCGAAAAAAAGATACGGATGGAAATTGGCTTTTTGGTTTGGAAATGAATCGTACCCAATTGAGAAGTTCAAGTGCAGATTTTTTATTGGATCCTATTCATCTCCCTATCCATAAAAACGCAGAAAACGAAGTCACAGCTGGTTATTTAGTTGGTGCCTATTGCTTAGAGCAAGAATTTATTTTAAAACGAAAAATTACATTCCAACAATTTCCAGCCGTAGGAGATTTGATTATTTTTCCAAATACTGCTGGTTATATGATGCATTTCTTTGAATCTGAAGCGCATATGTTTGAATTGGCGGCAAATGTTATATACGACAACGGGCATTTTGTGGAGGATCTGTAA
- a CDS encoding FAD/NAD(P)-binding protein, with the protein MIWKTEDLNPMALQIPMDVKKYVHQSRQDLDSTLSAHVIGIIGGGPKGMYLVEELFRQLRSEEQIPPIEIFWWNETSNFGCGPNYDPEQPDYLLINYCIGHVDALDQNSSASSDQLNLMQWLEKFQVHSQTVRLTDYASRAVVGLYLQDTLLNILAQKPPQVKITLLDEEVQNVHRISNNRLKIESLHHSLEVDHLMMATGHCYQNAPLVKLDKDTLPSTYFSSAYPLDQLNGIPPKEKVGIIGWGLTFIDVALALTEGKGGRFDGHGNYLPSGNEPVLLPFSRNQIPIMPRGPIYGEQTYALQLLTEEWWTAFIEKSKNEPIDFSQEIVPKLEQEIQFAYYSTLLQQRDKKIVTAYIQDLPESERFSMHHLLFPKLPLKNSVQEAYIEQITFFIDEAEKGELKSPLMAAAAVWREASPYIAQVYAFGGFTGASQRDLDQELFGAFCRTSYGPPIANMKKILALIKANVIQMISTESLSIAHFPRENKFQLKATNQQEMVDYIIDARIARPNLMQHNSRIYQQMYTHDLVQAFDNEGYLPGVISMQTTGKIMHPEDFSIYLYGSNTEGILFDNDSLSRKKNNLAPSIISTIIHQMKTKPFHFIP; encoded by the coding sequence ATGATTTGGAAAACAGAAGATTTGAATCCGATGGCTTTGCAAATTCCGATGGATGTAAAAAAATATGTACATCAATCAAGACAGGATTTGGACTCAACGTTATCCGCCCATGTGATTGGTATAATTGGGGGAGGACCAAAAGGAATGTATCTTGTTGAAGAGTTATTTCGACAACTCCGTTCCGAAGAACAAATTCCTCCGATTGAAATTTTTTGGTGGAATGAAACCTCAAATTTTGGGTGTGGTCCCAATTATGATCCCGAACAGCCAGATTATTTGTTGATCAATTATTGCATTGGACATGTGGATGCATTGGATCAAAATTCTAGTGCCTCTTCCGACCAATTAAATTTGATGCAATGGTTGGAAAAATTTCAAGTTCATTCACAAACGGTTCGGCTTACAGATTATGCTTCTCGTGCAGTTGTAGGACTCTATTTGCAAGATACACTTTTGAACATATTGGCTCAAAAGCCTCCGCAGGTCAAGATCACCCTCTTGGATGAAGAAGTACAGAATGTACATCGGATTTCCAACAATCGGCTGAAAATAGAATCTCTTCACCATAGCCTAGAAGTGGATCATTTAATGATGGCAACAGGTCATTGTTATCAGAATGCACCTTTGGTTAAATTGGATAAGGATACGCTTCCATCAACTTATTTTTCATCCGCTTATCCTTTGGATCAATTGAATGGTATTCCACCCAAAGAAAAAGTTGGAATTATCGGTTGGGGTTTAACGTTTATTGATGTTGCATTGGCCTTAACAGAAGGTAAAGGTGGGCGATTTGATGGTCACGGTAATTATCTGCCTAGTGGAAACGAACCTGTTTTATTGCCTTTTTCAAGAAATCAAATCCCTATTATGCCCCGAGGTCCTATCTATGGGGAACAAACCTATGCATTGCAATTATTAACTGAAGAATGGTGGACTGCGTTCATAGAAAAATCGAAAAACGAACCCATCGATTTTAGTCAAGAAATAGTACCAAAATTGGAGCAAGAAATTCAATTCGCTTATTATAGCACACTGCTACAACAACGCGATAAGAAAATCGTCACAGCATACATTCAAGATCTACCAGAATCGGAACGTTTTTCTATGCATCACCTCTTATTTCCAAAACTTCCGCTGAAAAATTCGGTTCAAGAGGCTTACATTGAACAGATCACCTTTTTTATCGATGAAGCGGAAAAAGGAGAATTAAAAAGTCCTCTCATGGCTGCCGCTGCAGTGTGGCGGGAAGCATCACCATACATTGCACAAGTGTATGCTTTTGGTGGATTTACAGGAGCATCTCAACGTGATTTGGATCAAGAGCTTTTTGGAGCATTTTGTCGTACGAGTTATGGGCCACCGATAGCGAACATGAAGAAAATATTGGCGTTGATTAAAGCGAATGTGATTCAAATGATTTCTACAGAATCATTATCCATCGCACATTTTCCAAGAGAGAATAAATTTCAATTAAAAGCTACGAATCAACAAGAAATGGTGGATTATATCATTGATGCCCGTATCGCTCGTCCCAATTTAATGCAACATAATTCAAGGATTTATCAGCAAATGTATACTCATGATTTGGTCCAAGCATTCGACAATGAGGGCTATCTTCCGGGGGTGATATCCATGCAAACTACTGGTAAAATTATGCACCCTGAGGATTTCTCCATTTATTTATATGGGAGCAATACGGAAGGAATCCTTTTCGATAATGATTCTTTATCCCGAAAGAAAAATAATTTGGCTCCGTCCATTATTTCAACAATCATTCATCAGATGAAAACAAAACCTTTTCATTTCATTCCTTAA